A genomic region of Kluyveromyces marxianus DMKU3-1042 DNA, complete genome, chromosome 5 contains the following coding sequences:
- the HMT1 gene encoding protein-arginine omega-N methyltransferase HMT1 yields the protein MSKTEVHDSATQKNELNEHEQHYFTSYDHFGIHEEMLQDTVRTLSYRNAIAQNKDFFKDKVVLDVGCGTGILSMFAAKNGAKHVIGVDMSSIIEMAKQIVELNGLSDKITLLRGKLEDVVLPYKKVDIIISEWMGYFLLYESMMDTVLYARDNYLVEGGLIFPDKCSIHVAGLEDAKYKNEKLNYWQNVYGFDYSPFIPLVKREPLVDTVENSAVNTTKCKLIEFDLNTVTIPDLAFKSKFKLHTKRQDFINGIISWFDIEFPAPKGKKPVTFSTGAHAAYTHWKQTVFYLEDDLECEPNDVLEGELVCVPNKVNNRDLDITISYNFKAGGPDGKERSRKGKNSYIMH from the coding sequence ATGTCAAAGACTGAGGTACACGATTCTGCTACGCAGAAAAATGAATTGAACGAGCACGAACAGCATTATTTCACTTCTTATGACCATTTTGGTATCCACGAGGAAATGTTGCAAGATACTGTTCGTACTTTGTCGTACCGTAACGCTATCGCACAAAACAAGGACTTTTTCAAAGACAAGGTTGTTTTGGATGTTGGATGTGGTACAGGTATTCTTTCTATGTTTGCCGCTAAAAATGGTGCCAAACACGTTATTGGTGTTGACATGTCCAGCATCATCGAGATGGCTAAGCAGATTGTCGAATTGAACGGTTTATCTGACAAGATCACTTTGTTGCGTGGTAAGTTGGAAGACGTTGTTCTACCATACAAGAAGGTTGATATCATCATTTCCGAATGGATGGGTTACTTTTTGCTATACGAATCCATGATGGACACCGTTCTATATGCCCGTGACAACTATTTGGTTGAAGGTGGTTTGATCTTCCCAGACAAGTGTTCAATCCACGTTGCCGGTCTTGAAGATGCCAAGTAcaagaatgaaaaactGAATTACTGGCAAAACGTGTATGGTTTCGATTACTCTCCATTCATTCCATTGGTTAAGAGAGAACCATTGGTGGATACCGTCGAAAACAGTGCCGTCAACACCACCAAGTGTAAGTTGATTGAATTCGATCTAAACACAGTAACTATCCCAGACTTGGCTTTCAAGAGTAAATTCAAACTCCACACCAAGAGACAAGACTTCATTAACGGTATAATCTCATGGTTCGACATCGAGTTCCCTGCTCCAAAGGGTAAGAAGCCTGTTACTTTCTCCACTGGTGCCCATGCTGCATACACTCACTGGAAACAAACCGTGTTCTACTTGGAAGACGACTTGGAATGTGAACCAAACGATGTTCTAGAAGGTGAATTGGTTTGTGTTCCAAACAAGGTAAATAACAGAGACTTGGACATTACCATTTCTTACAACTTCAAGGCCGGTGGCCCTGATGGTAAAGAAAGATCAAGAAAGGGTAAAAACTCCTACATAATGCATTGA